From the Populus nigra chromosome 13, ddPopNigr1.1, whole genome shotgun sequence genome, the window tttcaaacttgttaaattaataaataaaaataattatgaatatagttttaaagttttaaagttTGATTTGGGGATTAACCTGGGGTAAATTCCAAATTACATGTCGGGAGggtcaactttattttttaaaaaagtattaaaaataaaaaatcaataggttttttacttgaatttttgaTGAGGTCAAACTAAGTCAATCATttccctattttttcttaaaagtagACCAATCTAGGTCTTCGGTTGTCTAGATCTACAGCAATTTGTCAGGCCGTTCCAAGttttataatcattaatttcaacacttaatataaattaaagtaaaaaataatatctaattatttttttaaaatatgcaagtttgataataatatatattaagagcaaaatatatttttttcgtattttattatgtatatttCACCatcaagcaaataaaaattctaatttaccccccccccctaaaaaaaaaaaaaaaaaactatatgtgCTACTTTTAAAAATTCGTCTCTCTTCGCGATGCCTATAAATTAATGTCACTCCCCTGATTAACTAGACAACCCTCCTGTCTTCAGctctttaattctttttcccatttttggtgtcaaattatatttgcttAGTTGAGAACCTGTTTCAATCGATCACCGCCAGCAACCATGGCCATGATCGTGTTGGTGGTGACAACTCTATTAGTTATATTccttattttattctttaagatTGCATATGATACCTTATCGTGTTATTTTCTTACACCAAGACGCATCAAAAAAATCATGGAGAAGCAAGGAGTGCGTGGCCCCAAACCCCGCCCTCTTATCGGCAACATCCTAGACGTTGCCGATTTTGTATCTCAGTCTACTGCCAAAGACATGGATCACATCACTCACGACACTGTCAATCGTCTCTTGCCACATTATGTTGCTTGGTCTAAACAATACGGTATGCACATGTCTCACAGTCGAGACGGGACTCAAACCGGAGACTGAACTGATCAAAGAACTTTGTTgggtttttctcttttctaaaaaaaggtttgatttctcttttttcagGGAAAAGGTTCATATATTGGAATGGGGTGGAGCCAAGGCTGTGCATAACAGAGACTGAATTGATCAAAGAACTTTTAACAAAGCATAGCTCTAAAGCCGGTAAGTCATGGCTGCAAAGAGAGGGAACCAAACATTTTATCGGTCGTGGTTTGTTAATGGCTAACGGCAGTGATTGGTATCATCAACGCCATATTGCCGCGCCGGCATTCATGGGAGAAAGGCTCAAGGTTAATACAGTCCACAACATGTTTCATATTCTTGGTATTGATTCATTTTAATGATGGTAGCACTGAGAGATTTGCTTTTTCTGGTTATGAAGAGCTACGCAGGGCTAATGGTGGAATGCACAAAGAAGATGCTCCAATCACTGCAAAATGCAGTAGAATCTGGCCAAACTGAGGTAGAAATTGGTGAATACATGACTAGAGTGAGTGCTGATATAATTTCAAGAACCGAATTCGACAGTAGCTATGAGAAGGGGAAGCAAATATTCCATCTCTTAACAGAGTTGCAAAGTCTTTGCCATCAAGCAACTAGGCACTTGTGCCTTCCCGGAAGCCGGTAAGTGTTCTTCAGAgaagtatatatataatctgATAAAAAGTTGTGTGTGAATTTACATTACGTGGTCggttttttcttcctttgaCAGATTCTTCTATCACTTTCAAGTTTGTTCTGGTTCTTTAAAATTTACTTGGGATTCCTTGTCTGCTACAAGTTGCATTAGTGGATTCATGATCATGTGACgttaaattttaatgtattcCCCTGACAGGTTCTTTCCTAGTAACTACAACAGACAAATAAAATCCAAGAAGATGGAGGTGGATAGACTACTACTGGAGATCATACAAAGCCGAAAAGATTGCGTAGAGATCGGTAGAAGTAGTTCTTATGGAAATGATTTACTGGGGATTC encodes:
- the LOC133671157 gene encoding cytokinin hydroxylase-like codes for the protein MAMIVLVVTTLLVIFLILFFKIAYDTLSCYFLTPRRIKKIMEKQGVRGPKPRPLIGNILDVADFVSQSTAKDMDHITHDTVNRLLPHYVAWSKQYGKRFIYWNGVEPRLCITETELIKELLTKHSSKAGKSWLQREGTKHFIGRGLLMANGSDWYHQRHIAAPAFMGERLKSYAGLMVECTKKMLQSLQNAVESGQTEVEIGEYMTRVSADIISRTEFDSSYEKGKQIFHLLTELQSLCHQATRHLCLPGSRFFPSNYNRQIKSKKMEVDRLLLEIIQSRKDCVEIGRSSSYGNDLLGILVNEMEKKRSDGFNINLQLIMDECKTFFFAGHETTALLLTWTVMLLASNPSWQEKVRAEVTEVCNGETPSIDHLSKFNLLNMVINESLRLYPPATLLPRMAFEDIKLGDLHVPKGLQIWIPVLAIHHSEEIWGRDANEFNPDRFASKPFAPGRHFIPFATGPRNCIGQSFAMMEAKIILAMLISRFSFHISDSYRHAPVVVLTIKPKYGVQVYLQPLNS